The Triticum dicoccoides isolate Atlit2015 ecotype Zavitan chromosome 6A, WEW_v2.0, whole genome shotgun sequence genome has a window encoding:
- the LOC119314906 gene encoding pentatricopeptide repeat-containing protein At4g01990, mitochondrial-like, with amino-acid sequence MLRTAIAAEARRRISLAPARFAHELAQAQAQAQAQTAVPERGGFDPSWAPLYRRISRLYGRPPGMVAAEMDNYLRKRRPLSADQIVAYVRKLRKFKSNACALELMDWMESRGAKLIPGHQALRLGLVSKVHGIQAAEEYFWSLPDKSKKTYSSLLNCYGEHRMASKGLELYEKMKVMDIVPNTLLYNNLMTLYQKAGQPEKIPSTFEEMRESGISANNFTYCILIESYVTMNDLEAAEKVLEELQKVAPVHWSLYTMMANNYLKQELFGKAEVALKKAEEVMDKAELLSWHFLISLYARSGNSTELKRIWESLKSTFKKCSNKNYLVMLEALSMIDDLESLQQIFQEWESSNEHYDMRITNVMIKAYLDKGMIDEAEAIRQSTMSQGHCNGRTVYMFAEFYLDKSDVTAALEILRDAKKMLTAHKWVPSEKLTSRFLKHYEESKDVDGVESFCECLKKLECLDAEAYEGMVRTYIAAGRTNPSIAQRIEDDGIHVGPETTKLLERVSGN; translated from the exons ATGTTGCGCACGGCGATCGCCGCGGAGGCCCGGCGGCGCATCTCCCTTGCCCCGGCAAGATTCGCGCACGAGCTCGCGCAGGCGCAGGCGCAGGCGCAGGCCCAGACGGCCGTCCCTGAGCGGGGCGGCTTTGATCCATCGTGGGCCCCGCTCTACAGGAGAATCTCGAGGCTGTACGGCAGGCCGCCGGGAATGGTGGCGGCGGAGATGGACAACTATCTCCGCAAGCGGCGCCCGCTCTCCGCGGACCAGATCGTCGCCTACGTCCGGAAGCTCCGCAAGTTCAAGAGCAACGCTTGCGCGCTCGAG TTGATGGACTGGATGGAATCTCGTGGAGCAAAGTTGATACCTGGGCATCAAGCGCTGCGGCTTGGCCTGGTTTCAAAAGTGCATGGGATACAGGCAGCTGAAGAATATTTCTGGAGCCTTCCTGATAAGTCAAAGAAAACTTATTCATCTTTGCTTAACTGCTATGGTGAACACAGAATGGCAAGCAAAGGTCTGGAACTCTATGAGAAGATGAAAGTCATGGACATTGTTCCAAATACACTGTTGTACAACAACTTGATGACTTTGTACCAAAAGGCGGGCCAGCCAGAGAAAATCCCCTCCACATTTGAAGAAATGCGAGAAAGTGGTATAAGTGCTAACAATTTTACATATTGCATATTGATAGAAAGCTATGTTACAATGAATGACCTGGAGGCTGCAGAGAAAGTCCTGGAAGAATTGCAGAAGGTGGCTCCAGTTCACTGGTCCTTGTACACTATGATGGCAAACAATTACCTTAAACAAGAGCTGTTTGGAAAGGCAGAAGTGGCCCTAAAGAAAGCTGAGGAAGTCATGGATAAAGCTGAGTTGTTGTCCTGGCATTTCCTCATCTCTTTGTATGCCCGTTCTGGCAATTCAACCGAGCTTAAGAGGATCTGGGAGTCTTTGAAGTCCACATTCAAGAAATGCTcgaacaaaaactatcttgtgatgCTTGAAGCTCTGAGTATGATTGATGACCTTGAGTCTTTGCAGCAAATCTTTCAGGAGTGGGAATCGAGTAATGAACATTACGACATGAGGATAACAAATGTCATGATCAAAGCTTACCTTGATAAGGGCATGATAGACGAAGCTGAGGCTATCCGTCAGAGCACCATGTCTCAGGGCCATTGCAACGGGAGGACGGTTTACATGTTTGCCGAGTTCTATTTGGACAAATCTGATGTTACCGCGGCACTGGAGATCTTGAGAGATGCAAAGAAGATGCTTACGGCACACAAATGGGTGCCATCGGAAAAGCTTACGAGCAGATTTCTGAAGCACTATGAAGAGTCAAAGGATGTTGATGGTGTGGAGTCTTTCTGCGAGTGCCTGAAGAAGCTCGAATGCCTTGATGCGGAAGCTTATGAGGGCATGGTGCGGACCTATATAGCTGCAGGTAGAACCAACCCATCCATTGCTCAGCGCATCGAAGATGATGGGATTCACGTTGGCCCTGAGACGACGAAATTGCTGGAGCGTGTTTCCGGCAATTGA